Proteins encoded within one genomic window of Pigmentiphaga sp. H8:
- a CDS encoding tripartite tricarboxylate transporter substrate binding protein, with the protein MNVRRILARVAALVGCAAAGAAHGEAFPARMVRIIVPFTAGGLADVVARGVAQELTTRWSQPVIVENKPGANTIIAAEHVARAAPDGYTLLMANDPTLSSNQYLYRKLSYDPVKDFVPLVNLVQTREILLASRKSGLASVEALVARAKARPGEVTYGSYGVGSKAQLDAETFSSLAGIRMNHVPYKGVADVMAALVGGQIDVAWVGVPPSIPMVEGDKVRLLAVAAPRRIAAFPAAPTFAELGFPKMVSQAWFGLVAPRDTPDGIVSRIAADVSAVVSQPAFLDKYVTGVGLEPLNQGPEEFGRFLARDRAEYEASIRNAKVKLD; encoded by the coding sequence ATGAACGTACGCAGGATTCTCGCGCGCGTTGCCGCGCTGGTAGGGTGCGCGGCAGCCGGAGCGGCGCATGGCGAGGCGTTTCCCGCCAGAATGGTACGCATCATCGTGCCCTTCACCGCCGGCGGCCTGGCCGATGTCGTGGCGCGGGGCGTCGCCCAGGAACTGACGACCCGCTGGTCGCAGCCGGTCATCGTCGAGAACAAGCCCGGCGCCAACACCATCATCGCCGCCGAACACGTGGCCCGGGCGGCGCCGGATGGCTACACGCTGCTGATGGCCAACGACCCGACGCTCTCCTCCAACCAGTATCTCTATCGCAAGCTTTCCTACGATCCGGTCAAGGATTTCGTGCCGCTGGTCAATCTCGTGCAGACGCGGGAAATCCTGCTGGCGAGCAGGAAGTCCGGACTGGCCAGCGTGGAGGCGCTCGTGGCACGCGCCAAGGCGCGTCCGGGAGAGGTGACCTACGGCTCGTATGGCGTGGGAAGCAAGGCACAGCTCGATGCCGAGACCTTTTCTTCGCTGGCGGGCATCCGGATGAATCACGTTCCCTACAAGGGCGTCGCCGACGTCATGGCCGCCCTGGTTGGCGGCCAGATCGACGTGGCATGGGTAGGCGTGCCGCCATCCATTCCCATGGTCGAGGGGGACAAGGTCAGGCTGCTGGCGGTCGCGGCGCCGCGGCGGATCGCCGCTTTTCCCGCCGCGCCGACGTTCGCGGAACTGGGGTTTCCGAAGATGGTTTCGCAAGCCTGGTTCGGACTGGTCGCGCCCAGGGACACGCCGGACGGCATCGTGAGCAGGATCGCCGCCGACGTGTCGGCCGTGGTCTCGCAGCCGGCTTTCCTGGATAAGTACGTGACGGGCGTCGGGCTCGAGCCGTTGAACCAGGGACCCGAGGAGTTCGGGCGTTTCCTGGCCCGCGACAGGGCCGAGTACGAGGCGAGCATCCGCAATGCCAAGGTGAAACTGGACTAG
- a CDS encoding MaoC/PaaZ C-terminal domain-containing protein, giving the protein MSDIRMGMHAIAYDELVVGERYEGSARTLTQTDLSLACMLSGDWHPIHADVEFCRAAGMPGPMFQGPYGILLAMGMATQLPAFADPVVGAIGLADWRYRRPLRVGHTVRVRATISGKRVTSDGLRAVVDRRFELLGPDGELFQEGHGGTMLRLSSRGEQS; this is encoded by the coding sequence ATGAGCGATATCCGGATGGGCATGCATGCCATCGCCTATGACGAACTGGTCGTGGGCGAGCGCTACGAGGGAAGCGCCCGCACGTTGACGCAGACCGATCTTTCCCTGGCCTGCATGTTGAGCGGAGACTGGCACCCCATACACGCCGACGTCGAGTTCTGCCGTGCGGCAGGCATGCCGGGACCGATGTTCCAGGGCCCCTACGGCATCCTGCTGGCGATGGGCATGGCGACGCAACTGCCCGCGTTCGCGGATCCGGTGGTCGGCGCGATCGGCCTGGCCGATTGGCGATACCGGCGGCCGTTGCGGGTGGGGCACACGGTGCGCGTCCGGGCGACGATCAGCGGCAAACGGGTGACTTCCGATGGCCTGCGGGCGGTGGTGGACAGGCGCTTCGAGCTGCTCGGCCCGGACGGGGAGTTGTTTCAGGAAGGGCATGGAGGAACCATGCTGCGGCTCTCATCCAGGGGGGAACAATCATGA
- a CDS encoding CaiB/BaiF CoA-transferase family protein: protein MKVLQGIRVLDLGNFITAPLAGMSLAELGADVVKIERPGSGDPFRAFKGGLYSPQFQAHNRNKRSLALDYTRPEGRAVLDKLVEDADVLLLNMRPGVEERLGLGAERLRRLNPRLVYCAITGFGASGPYAGRPAYDNVGQAVSGWLSMFHRGEDPRVAGPAVSDAVTGIYACLGILGALVERASTGQGRKVEVNMLEAMIAMACEPLGSMLATGRPPSLYGRAAMSQSYILTCQDGRRIALHLSSPDKFWRGLVQAIDRPDLLAAYPARHDRVERYDELARTLAEVFAQREREYWLPRLEAHDVPFTPERTLDELDEDPQVRHLGVFYTQQHPRHGTLRAAHRAIRYDGDHDSNFLPPPDLGEHTEEVLREAGFSEAAMTELRQARII, encoded by the coding sequence ATGAAAGTCCTTCAAGGGATCCGGGTGCTCGACCTGGGGAATTTCATTACCGCGCCGCTGGCCGGCATGTCGCTGGCCGAACTGGGGGCGGACGTCGTGAAGATCGAGCGGCCGGGCAGCGGCGACCCGTTTCGCGCATTCAAGGGGGGGCTCTACAGTCCCCAGTTCCAGGCGCACAACAGGAACAAGCGCAGCCTGGCGCTGGACTACACCCGCCCCGAGGGGCGGGCCGTGCTGGACAAGCTGGTGGAAGACGCCGACGTGCTGCTCCTGAACATGCGTCCGGGCGTGGAGGAGCGGCTGGGCCTGGGCGCCGAGCGTCTGCGTCGGCTCAATCCCCGCCTTGTTTATTGCGCCATCACGGGCTTCGGCGCCAGCGGCCCCTATGCCGGCAGGCCAGCCTACGACAACGTGGGGCAGGCCGTCTCGGGATGGCTGTCCATGTTCCACCGCGGCGAGGATCCGCGGGTGGCCGGCCCCGCGGTGTCCGATGCCGTGACGGGCATCTACGCCTGCCTGGGGATCCTGGGCGCCCTGGTGGAGCGGGCATCGACCGGCCAGGGGCGCAAGGTCGAGGTCAACATGCTCGAGGCGATGATCGCCATGGCCTGCGAGCCGCTGGGTTCGATGCTGGCAACGGGCCGGCCGCCCAGCCTGTACGGACGGGCGGCCATGTCGCAGTCGTACATCCTGACCTGCCAGGACGGGCGCCGCATTGCCCTGCATCTTTCGTCGCCCGACAAGTTCTGGCGCGGCCTGGTCCAGGCGATCGACCGCCCGGACCTGCTCGCGGCCTATCCTGCGCGCCACGACCGCGTGGAACGCTACGACGAGCTGGCGCGCACGCTGGCCGAGGTGTTCGCACAGCGGGAGCGGGAGTACTGGCTGCCTCGGCTCGAAGCCCATGACGTTCCGTTCACCCCGGAACGAACGTTGGATGAACTGGACGAGGATCCGCAGGTGCGTCACCTGGGCGTCTTCTACACGCAGCAGCATCCGCGCCACGGCACGCTGCGCGCCGCGCATCGCGCGATCCGTTACGACGGCGACCACGACAGCAATTTCCTGCCTCCGCCCGACCTGGGCGAGCACACGGAAGAAGTCTTGCGGGAGGCAGGTTTTTCCGAAGCCGCCATGACCGAGCTCAGGCAGGCCCGAATCATCTAA
- a CDS encoding long-chain-fatty-acid--CoA ligase, which yields MILGDIVDHNARCLRDHPAFLFEGRAITHGEFGQRVRRLGNALLAQGLARGDRIAILAQNCPEYMEMYCVAGLCGFIAVGMNYRLSAADQAAILRDCAPALLVYDPEYEERVRELRTALPAQARIMKLGGDAGDSGYEAAIARADAVPPPLRARDDDTVFLIYTSGTTGAAKGVMLGNAGQVEQARMLALSHGAQPTDRMLIVMPAYHIGGTTELLSYLICGATIVLHRRFDAREILDSMARHRVTAAHFAPIMIQALLDEQERQAVDLSSLNTVCYASAPMSVALSRRAHRALGRIFMQVYGMTEHGPGSALLKHQHEPEGNSAQAGRMASAGQPIPGVEIRIVDEQGREQEQGDIGEIAMRSAAIMQGYWGKPAETAAALDGGWMKTGDLGYFDEDHYLFIVDRKKDMIISGGENIYSREVEEALLLHPAVLEAAVIGVPDEKWGESVKAFVALKAGGQADERTLIEHCRQRLASYKKPRSIEFMAALPRLPSTNKIDKKALRAPYWADKARQVA from the coding sequence ATGATTCTCGGCGACATCGTCGACCACAACGCACGCTGTCTGCGCGACCATCCGGCCTTTCTTTTCGAAGGCCGCGCCATCACGCACGGGGAGTTCGGGCAAAGGGTCAGGCGGCTCGGCAATGCATTGCTCGCCCAGGGTCTGGCGCGTGGCGACCGCATTGCGATCCTGGCCCAGAACTGTCCCGAGTACATGGAAATGTACTGTGTGGCGGGCCTGTGCGGATTCATCGCGGTCGGGATGAACTACCGGCTGTCGGCGGCGGATCAGGCGGCCATCCTGCGTGATTGCGCTCCCGCCCTGCTGGTCTATGACCCGGAGTACGAGGAACGGGTGCGGGAGCTGCGCACCGCCTTGCCTGCGCAGGCCCGGATCATGAAATTGGGCGGCGACGCGGGGGATTCGGGCTACGAGGCGGCCATCGCCCGCGCGGACGCCGTGCCGCCGCCGCTGCGCGCCCGGGACGATGACACGGTGTTCCTGATCTATACCAGCGGCACCACCGGCGCCGCCAAGGGGGTCATGCTGGGCAACGCCGGGCAGGTGGAGCAGGCCCGCATGCTGGCGCTGTCGCACGGCGCGCAGCCCACGGATCGCATGCTCATCGTCATGCCCGCCTATCACATAGGGGGCACCACCGAGTTGCTCAGCTACCTGATCTGCGGCGCGACGATCGTGCTGCACCGCCGGTTCGACGCACGCGAGATCCTGGACAGCATGGCGCGCCATCGCGTGACGGCCGCCCACTTCGCGCCGATCATGATCCAGGCCCTGCTGGACGAGCAGGAAAGGCAGGCCGTGGATCTGTCCAGCCTGAACACGGTCTGCTATGCCTCCGCGCCGATGTCGGTGGCGCTGTCCCGGCGGGCGCATCGCGCGCTTGGCCGGATCTTCATGCAGGTCTATGGGATGACCGAGCACGGGCCCGGCAGCGCGCTCCTGAAACACCAGCACGAGCCGGAGGGAAACTCGGCGCAGGCTGGCCGCATGGCGTCGGCCGGCCAGCCGATACCCGGAGTGGAGATCCGGATCGTCGACGAGCAGGGCCGGGAACAGGAACAGGGGGACATCGGGGAAATCGCGATGCGCTCGGCCGCCATCATGCAAGGCTATTGGGGCAAGCCGGCGGAGACCGCGGCGGCGCTCGACGGCGGGTGGATGAAGACGGGCGATCTCGGCTACTTCGACGAGGACCACTACCTGTTCATCGTTGATCGCAAGAAGGACATGATCATCTCCGGCGGCGAAAACATCTATTCGCGGGAAGTGGAGGAGGCGTTGCTGCTTCACCCCGCGGTCCTGGAGGCGGCGGTGATCGGCGTGCCCGACGAGAAGTGGGGGGAGTCGGTGAAGGCTTTCGTCGCCCTGAAGGCAGGCGGGCAGGCCGACGAGCGCACGCTGATCGAACATTGCCGCCAGCGGCTCGCCAGCTACAAGAAGCCGCGCAGCATCGAATTCATGGCTGCGCTGCCACGCCTGCCGAGCACGAACAAGATCGACAAGAAGGCATTGCGCGCGCCGTACTGGGCAGACAAGGCCAGGCAGGTCGCCTGA
- a CDS encoding citryl-CoA lyase encodes MSRNQRPIRSGMGRSTPERIFVQGLDLARDIIGTLNFGDMAYLELTGRLPDARQSRVFNAILVTLVEHGMTPMAIVARLTYLGAPESLQAAVAAGLCGMGTTFAGTAEGAARMLESAWAASPEGSPRELAREVVADFRNRKQSVPGIGHNLHKPVDPRTSRLFQVAAEEGHAGRYVDLMRAIGQEAEAAYGKSLPVNATGAIGALCCELGISWRAARGIAVMGRAVGLVGHLVEEQANPVAAEIWLRTEEEAGEHDTPPAGGRQGG; translated from the coding sequence ATGAGCCGGAATCAGCGGCCAATACGCAGCGGCATGGGCCGCAGCACCCCCGAACGCATTTTCGTCCAGGGCCTGGACCTGGCCCGGGACATCATCGGTACCCTCAACTTCGGCGACATGGCGTATCTGGAACTGACCGGACGCCTGCCCGACGCGCGGCAGTCCCGGGTATTCAACGCCATCCTCGTCACCCTGGTCGAACACGGCATGACGCCCATGGCCATCGTCGCACGGCTGACCTACCTGGGGGCTCCGGAGTCCTTGCAGGCCGCGGTGGCCGCGGGGCTGTGCGGGATGGGAACCACGTTCGCGGGTACGGCGGAAGGCGCGGCGCGGATGCTGGAGTCCGCCTGGGCCGCCTCGCCGGAGGGCTCGCCGCGGGAGTTGGCGCGCGAAGTGGTCGCGGATTTCCGCAACCGCAAGCAGTCCGTTCCGGGTATCGGCCACAACCTGCACAAGCCCGTTGATCCGCGCACAAGCCGTCTGTTCCAGGTCGCGGCCGAAGAGGGCCATGCCGGCCGCTATGTCGATTTGATGCGCGCCATCGGCCAGGAAGCCGAAGCGGCGTATGGCAAGAGCCTGCCCGTCAATGCCACCGGCGCCATCGGCGCGCTGTGCTGCGAGCTTGGGATCTCCTGGCGCGCGGCGCGCGGGATCGCGGTCATGGGCCGGGCAGTGGGGCTGGTCGGCCATCTGGTCGAGGAGCAGGCGAATCCGGTCGCCGCCGAGATCTGGCTGCGCACCGAGGAAGAAGCTGGCGAACATGACACGCCGCCCGCGGGCGGACGACAAGGAGGGTGA
- a CDS encoding mandelate racemase/muconate lactonizing enzyme family protein, which yields MDGSRRAERIVRWEVFVRSLAYGREVRWSDMTEAAAQFVILRIETESGAAGAAEVVVKPTWVGATAASLVATLREVFEPLVRQTGLSGPQSLRGVLDAIPGNTVAKALIDNACWDWEASRQGRPLWRLWQGRSEVELSWAVTRQAPDAMAREAAAMVQAHGFRTLKIKGGQGLHLDRASLAAVRRELGDATRLYVDANGAYPFEDAADYVRAMAQEGVEVVEDPSPLSPDGAFQALQRDAGLPLLVDFGMASTRDARLFLERGAGILSAKPGRFGLSDAQAMRDLAARARAGTVAGLMGESAMGTWSGLQFAATLPAGSLPAELSWFLSMREQYVGHVPAIVDGVVALPETPSVAELVDWEAMKDFKVPS from the coding sequence ATGGACGGGAGCCGTCGGGCCGAGCGCATCGTGCGCTGGGAGGTGTTCGTCCGCAGCCTTGCCTATGGACGCGAGGTCCGCTGGAGCGACATGACCGAGGCGGCCGCGCAGTTCGTGATCCTGCGCATCGAGACCGAGTCCGGCGCGGCGGGGGCGGCCGAGGTCGTGGTCAAGCCGACGTGGGTCGGCGCCACGGCAGCCAGTCTCGTCGCCACGCTGCGCGAGGTGTTCGAGCCCTTGGTCCGGCAAACGGGATTGTCAGGTCCGCAGTCATTGCGCGGCGTACTCGATGCCATCCCGGGAAACACCGTCGCCAAGGCGTTGATCGACAACGCATGCTGGGACTGGGAAGCGTCCCGCCAGGGGCGGCCATTGTGGCGGTTGTGGCAAGGGCGGTCCGAGGTCGAACTGTCCTGGGCCGTTACCCGGCAGGCGCCCGACGCCATGGCGCGCGAGGCCGCCGCGATGGTGCAGGCCCATGGCTTCCGGACCCTGAAGATCAAGGGTGGGCAGGGGCTGCATCTGGACCGGGCCAGCCTGGCGGCGGTACGCCGGGAACTGGGCGATGCCACGCGCCTGTATGTGGATGCCAATGGCGCCTATCCGTTCGAAGACGCTGCGGACTACGTGCGGGCCATGGCGCAGGAAGGCGTGGAGGTCGTGGAAGATCCTTCGCCCTTGTCCCCGGATGGCGCGTTCCAGGCCCTGCAGCGGGACGCGGGCCTGCCGCTGCTGGTCGATTTCGGGATGGCCTCGACGCGGGACGCCCGGCTTTTCCTGGAGCGCGGCGCCGGCATCCTGAGCGCGAAACCGGGGCGCTTCGGCCTTTCGGATGCGCAGGCGATGCGCGATCTTGCCGCCCGGGCACGGGCCGGCACGGTAGCGGGCCTCATGGGCGAGAGCGCCATGGGCACGTGGAGCGGCCTGCAGTTCGCCGCGACGCTGCCGGCGGGCTCGCTACCCGCCGAGCTGAGCTGGTTCCTGTCCATGCGGGAGCAGTACGTCGGGCACGTGCCGGCGATCGTCGACGGCGTGGTGGCCCTGCCCGAGACGCCGTCCGTTGCGGAGCTCGTGGACTGGGAAGCCATGAAAGATTTCAAGGTGCCGTCATGA
- a CDS encoding tripartite tricarboxylate transporter substrate binding protein: MKLARFTGALCALGLAVAAGQAGAAGWPDRPVRIVVSSGAGGTADIVARLLAQKLEAAFGQPFIVENKPGAGGHVGAAQVARSPADGYVWLMSGSPTHSVGPHLYKNLPYDPMRDVPPAAMVAIAPNLLVVNRELPVRSVAELVALAREKPDELTYSSAGNGTSGHLAGALLQSMAGVRFKHVPYKTGPDAVTSVIAGDVSMTFFTVPAVMKQVQAGRLRALAVTSSARTSLAPDLPTVAEAGYPGFDVLGWYALFAPKDTPTQIVDRLSAQVERILAQADVRERLQQLGAEPHYLDAKDLTAYVAAESPKWKALIEASGARVD; the protein is encoded by the coding sequence ATGAAGTTGGCACGCTTCACGGGGGCGCTGTGCGCGCTGGGCCTGGCGGTTGCCGCCGGCCAGGCGGGCGCGGCCGGGTGGCCGGATCGGCCGGTACGCATCGTCGTCTCGTCGGGGGCGGGCGGAACCGCCGACATCGTCGCCCGCCTGCTCGCGCAAAAACTGGAGGCGGCCTTCGGCCAGCCGTTCATCGTCGAGAACAAGCCGGGGGCGGGCGGGCATGTGGGTGCGGCCCAGGTGGCCCGTTCGCCGGCGGACGGCTACGTATGGCTGATGAGCGGTAGTCCGACGCACTCGGTCGGGCCGCATCTGTACAAGAACCTTCCGTATGACCCGATGCGCGACGTGCCGCCCGCCGCCATGGTCGCCATTGCGCCGAACCTGCTGGTCGTCAATCGCGAACTGCCCGTGCGATCGGTGGCGGAACTCGTGGCGCTGGCGCGCGAGAAGCCCGATGAGCTGACCTATTCGTCGGCCGGCAACGGCACGTCGGGACACCTGGCGGGGGCCTTGTTGCAGAGCATGGCCGGAGTTCGCTTCAAGCACGTGCCGTACAAGACCGGACCGGACGCGGTGACGAGCGTCATCGCCGGCGACGTCTCCATGACCTTCTTTACCGTGCCTGCCGTGATGAAGCAGGTGCAGGCGGGCCGCCTGCGCGCGCTGGCCGTGACGTCGAGCGCACGGACGTCGCTCGCTCCCGATCTGCCGACCGTGGCCGAGGCAGGCTATCCGGGATTCGATGTGCTGGGCTGGTACGCCCTGTTCGCGCCCAAGGATACGCCCACGCAGATCGTCGACCGCCTGAGTGCGCAGGTCGAGCGCATCCTGGCCCAGGCCGACGTGCGTGAAAGACTCCAGCAGCTGGGCGCGGAACCGCACTACCTCGATGCCAAAGACCTGACCGCCTACGTCGCGGCCGAATCACCGAAGTGGAAGGCGCTGATCGAGGCGTCGGGCGCAAGGGTGGACTGA
- a CDS encoding tripartite tricarboxylate transporter substrate binding protein produces MRRLSMQWLAVAVAGLAGWGPATAHAEWPDKPIRFIVPYPAGGGTDIVARAVGKKMAENLGQPVIIENRPGASTIIGTEAVARAEGDGYTIGLVTDSHALNPIFFGQKLSYDSVKDFAPVSQLVFVPFILVANPKAQVSTVQELIAAAKARPGKITYASIGNGTPHYLAMEWVKALADIDLTHVPYKGVAPALADVVGGQVDVMFTGMSSGVPHVRSGRLKGLAVSGKERSAIAPEIPTVAESGLKEFSFMTWYGVVAPASTPPGIVGRLSKEIRKALESPEVKEQFVKLGVEGAPSTPEEFGAFLQRESAHYQHIIKLTGAKGE; encoded by the coding sequence ATGCGGCGACTATCGATGCAATGGCTGGCGGTTGCGGTGGCGGGCCTGGCCGGGTGGGGGCCGGCCACCGCGCATGCGGAATGGCCCGACAAGCCCATCCGCTTCATCGTGCCTTATCCGGCGGGAGGCGGCACCGACATCGTGGCGCGCGCCGTCGGCAAGAAGATGGCGGAGAACCTGGGCCAGCCCGTCATCATCGAGAACCGGCCCGGGGCCAGCACCATCATCGGTACCGAGGCGGTGGCCCGGGCCGAGGGGGACGGCTACACGATCGGCCTGGTGACGGATTCCCATGCGTTGAACCCGATCTTCTTCGGGCAGAAGCTGTCCTACGACTCGGTCAAGGATTTCGCGCCGGTCAGCCAACTGGTCTTCGTGCCTTTCATCCTGGTGGCCAATCCCAAGGCGCAGGTGTCCACCGTGCAGGAGCTGATCGCCGCCGCCAAGGCCCGGCCCGGGAAGATCACCTATGCCTCCATCGGGAACGGTACGCCGCACTATCTGGCCATGGAGTGGGTGAAGGCGCTGGCCGACATCGATCTGACCCATGTTCCCTACAAGGGGGTCGCTCCGGCCTTGGCCGATGTGGTGGGCGGACAGGTGGACGTGATGTTCACCGGCATGTCCTCGGGCGTGCCGCACGTGCGTTCGGGCCGGCTCAAGGGGCTGGCCGTCTCGGGCAAGGAGCGGTCGGCGATCGCGCCGGAGATCCCCACCGTGGCCGAGTCCGGCCTGAAGGAGTTCTCCTTCATGACCTGGTACGGGGTGGTGGCGCCGGCGTCCACGCCGCCGGGGATCGTGGGGCGCTTGAGCAAAGAGATCCGCAAGGCGCTGGAGAGCCCCGAGGTCAAGGAACAGTTCGTGAAGCTGGGCGTGGAAGGGGCGCCATCCACGCCGGAGGAGTTCGGTGCCTTTCTGCAAAGGGAATCGGCGCACTACCAGCACATCATCAAGTTGACCGGCGCAAAGGGCGAATAG
- a CDS encoding dienelactone hydrolase family protein: MMSEAKTTIDAGDGRGFAAYVSRPEKPNGHAVIVLQEIFGVTDAIRGVADRYAAEGYLALAPDLYWRIEPGIELSHAKADVERAFQYLERFDEEAGLADIGRVAAHIRAMPGFRGHVAVVGLCLGGKLAFRCAARLEVDAAAVFYGVGVEDHLDEAAALRCPVVLHYGDQDRYASAQAQARIEAALPPTAGGGFYRYPGVGHGFYTRGEPEAAALAHDRTTAFLRTALGAGNR, translated from the coding sequence ATGATGTCAGAAGCAAAGACCACCATCGACGCCGGCGACGGGCGCGGTTTCGCCGCCTATGTCAGTCGGCCGGAGAAACCGAACGGCCACGCCGTGATCGTCCTGCAGGAGATATTCGGCGTGACCGATGCGATACGCGGCGTGGCCGATCGCTATGCGGCCGAAGGCTATCTCGCGCTGGCGCCCGACCTTTATTGGCGCATCGAGCCCGGCATCGAGCTGAGCCATGCCAAGGCCGACGTCGAGCGCGCGTTCCAGTATCTGGAGCGGTTCGACGAAGAGGCGGGCCTGGCCGACATCGGCAGGGTTGCCGCGCACATCCGTGCGATGCCGGGCTTCCGGGGCCACGTGGCGGTGGTGGGCCTGTGCCTGGGAGGAAAGCTGGCATTCCGCTGCGCCGCCAGGCTCGAGGTCGATGCGGCGGCCGTGTTCTATGGCGTGGGGGTGGAGGATCATCTGGACGAGGCGGCCGCCTTGCGTTGCCCGGTGGTGCTGCACTACGGCGACCAGGACCGCTACGCGTCCGCCCAGGCGCAGGCCAGGATCGAAGCTGCGCTGCCACCCACGGCGGGCGGAGGCTTTTACCGATATCCCGGGGTCGGTCACGGTTTCTACACACGGGGCGAACCGGAGGCGGCCGCGCTGGCCCACGATCGGACCACGGCGTTCCTGCGGACTGCCTTGGGGGCAGGCAATCGATGA
- a CDS encoding acyl-CoA dehydrogenase family protein, with product MTQEQRLIRDTVHALASERFAPGAAAADRQYRPPLDNLKVLAGHGYTGIFLPECYGGTGLGLLETVLVVEQLARSCANTAMLYSCTDGATPRAILHIGSEPLRQRYLPAFAQAQRYAAWSMSEANAGSDVGNVQTRAVSDGQHYVINGSKLWCTAAQVADVFLVLVRLTDEPGMKGVGAVLVERGTPGFSVGKHLDLLGLRGTGMAELVFQDCRVPAENLLLPAGRMKDLLQVLDADRITGNPPICLGLAQAALGHAVQHLKDRAQFGRPLAENQGLQWKLADMAMDIEAARALVYGAAQAIDQGRQSVAQVSIAKTYANEMAVRVTNQAMQLAGAYGLSEEYPFERYFRDARGMSIGYGTTEIHRNSIARELLKGSYLV from the coding sequence TTGACTCAGGAACAACGGCTGATCCGGGACACGGTCCATGCGCTGGCAAGCGAACGGTTCGCGCCGGGCGCGGCGGCGGCCGACCGGCAGTATCGGCCTCCGCTCGACAACCTGAAGGTGCTGGCCGGCCACGGCTATACCGGCATCTTTCTGCCCGAATGCTATGGCGGGACGGGGCTGGGGCTGCTGGAGACGGTGCTGGTGGTGGAGCAACTGGCGCGTTCCTGCGCCAACACGGCCATGCTGTATTCCTGCACCGACGGCGCGACGCCGCGAGCCATCCTGCACATCGGATCCGAACCGCTCAGGCAGCGCTATCTGCCTGCCTTCGCCCAGGCGCAGCGGTATGCGGCCTGGAGCATGTCGGAGGCGAATGCGGGCTCCGACGTCGGCAATGTCCAGACCCGCGCCGTCAGCGACGGCCAGCATTACGTGATCAACGGCAGCAAGCTCTGGTGCACCGCCGCCCAGGTGGCCGACGTGTTCCTGGTCCTGGTTCGGCTGACCGACGAGCCCGGCATGAAGGGCGTGGGGGCGGTGCTGGTCGAGCGTGGCACACCCGGGTTTTCGGTGGGCAAGCATCTGGATCTGCTGGGCTTGCGCGGGACGGGCATGGCCGAACTGGTCTTCCAGGACTGCCGCGTGCCGGCCGAGAACCTGCTCCTGCCGGCGGGACGGATGAAGGACCTGCTGCAGGTGCTGGACGCCGATCGCATCACCGGCAACCCTCCCATCTGCCTGGGGTTGGCCCAGGCGGCGTTGGGCCATGCCGTTCAGCATCTGAAGGACCGTGCCCAGTTCGGCCGCCCGCTTGCGGAGAACCAGGGATTGCAGTGGAAGCTGGCCGACATGGCGATGGACATCGAGGCGGCGCGCGCGCTGGTGTACGGGGCCGCGCAGGCCATTGACCAGGGGCGGCAGTCGGTGGCGCAGGTTTCCATCGCCAAGACCTATGCCAACGAGATGGCGGTGCGCGTGACCAACCAGGCCATGCAGCTTGCCGGCGCATACGGGCTGTCGGAGGAATATCCCTTCGAGCGCTACTTCCGCGACGCGCGCGGCATGTCCATTGGCTACGGAACGACCGAGATCCATAGAAATTCCATCGCGCGGGAGCTGCTCAAGGGCAGCTACCTCGTCTGA